A single region of the Halococcus agarilyticus genome encodes:
- a CDS encoding HVO_2523 family zinc finger protein has translation MSADGEDVNGAGRPCPACGAAMERRHCKYVCPRHGVVYDCSDTFW, from the coding sequence GTGAGTGCGGACGGCGAAGACGTGAACGGAGCGGGGCGGCCGTGCCCGGCCTGTGGGGCGGCGATGGAGCGTCGCCACTGCAAGTACGTCTGCCCGCGCCACGGCGTGGTCTACGACTGCTCGGACACGTTCTGGTGA